The window AAGGTTTGAACGGAAATTTCGAAGTATAAGGACCCTTGAATATCGCTCTTATTGCCTCACCGAGTTCTCTCAACTTTGGTTTGCGCATTTAGTTTTCCTCCCGTTCGATCTGTTCACCGCCAAGTTTGTCTTTTCCATACTGGTCGAGAATAGTGCCTTTCCACATTTTTGTACCGAAATGCAGCGAACCCTTCATTAGAGCATGTGCAGCCACCGGACTCGTAAGCAGAAGCACCGCACCGCATATCAATGCCTTTATACCCATTGGGCTGAATCCTTTTATAAGGAAAATACCGATCATGATACCGAACGTGCCAAGTGTTACGCATTTTGTCGATGCCTGGAGGCGGTTGTAAACGTCGGGAAAACGAATGAGGCCTATCGCACCCAAAAGATCGAATAATACGCCGACCCAGATGACGATCCATCCAATTGTGCTAATCATCGAGACTCCTTTTCTCCAAATACTTAGCGAGAGCGATGGTGCCGATAAAACTAAACAGAGCAAGAGAGATAGAAAGATCAATCAAATAAGGAAGGTCATAGAACAAGGCGCTCAATCCGGTGATCCCCACGAAAAGAATACCCATGATGTCCACGCCAACTGCCCGGTCTGAAATCGAAGGACCCTGGTAGATTCTGAAAAGACAAAGAAATCCACCAATTGCAAGAATACTCACCAACGCGCTCATTCGAATATCCTCCTTAGAAATCTCTCAAAATGTGAAGCGATGATTTTCGAAGCTTGCTCTAATTCCGGCGATTGTATCCATATCCAATGAATATACAAATAATCACCATCTATGTCGCACGTCATGGTGCCGGGTGTCAATGTAATAGAATTGGCTAGAAACACTTTTGCGATATCAGTCTTCAGTACAGTCTTTATCTTCACGATGCCAGGTTTGATCGGTCTCTCTGGATGTAGTACACGATACGCGACATCCACATTTGCCTTGACCATGTACCAAAGGAAGATGGGTATGTATATGACAAACCACAATATTCTGTGGATTTGTAGAAACTTAACCGGCCTGTCTGTGAAATACCCCCCGAAGACGATGGTCGCGAGCAAAACAACGATAACTCCGGCGATCAAATGATCAATATTAACACTCAGGGTTAGAAGAAGCCAAAAACAGAAAGCAATGATAAAATAGATCACGTATCTCATTCGACCTCCTTAAAAACTCATACCTACAGAACCAAAGACGAGATTTGCATATTCGACGCCTCTGAGCAATGCGTTTGCAGCAGGACCGACAAGAAAATCAATGACCTGTTGAAAGCCGATACCGAACAAGACAATTAAGACCACAAGGAAAACCATCGCAATACGCATCGTAAAAGGTGCTTTGTTCGCTTGCGTCCGTCCCTTTTTCATAAAGACATTGTTCTCAATCTTCAAAAGATAGCCCAGAGTCAAGACGCTAAATGCGATAGCGACAATTGCCAACCACCAAAAGCCCGCCTTCAGGGCACCTAACACAATCAAGTATTTGGCAAAGAAACCAACCAGAGGCGGCAGGCCGATCAATGACATGCTGCCGAAGCGAAAACTCCATGCCGTTGTTGGCATGTGCTCGCCCAAACCTGCGAGTTTCGTAATATCACGCGTTCCTGTAGCGTTGACGACGGAACCCGATGTCAAGAACAACAAACCCTTGCCGAGTGCGTGGGCGAGTATGTAGAAAATCGCACCCGCCACACCGTAGTAGTTGCCAATGCCGAATCCTAACATGATATAACCAACCTGAGAAACACTGGAATAACCTAATAACCTCTTATAATCCTTCTGACTGAGTGCGGTTATGCCAGCAAAGGCAATCGACAACAAACCCATTCCAATCAGGACATTGAAGAAAACCGGAGCGTTCGCACGGTTCAGCCCGAAGATATTGAAGACCAAACGGGCCGTCGTATACATCCCGAGCACCTTAATGAAAATCCCGGAAAGCAAGCTTGATATAGGAGCTGGCGCTGCAGGATGCGCGTCAGGCAACCAGGAATGAAATGGTACAAAGGCAGCCTTGATAGAGAAAGCAAGAAGCATCATACCCAGAACCAGCCAGAAGAACGGGGTCTGTCCAACAACTTGGAGCACATTAGCCATATCAGCAAGATTGAGTGTCGAGGTCTTCGCATACAGTAATGCGATGGAAAGCAAGAAGGTCAAACCGCCGACCTCACCCATCACCATGTACTTGAACGAAGCCTCCAGCTCTTCAGCATCCACCCCGAATGCTACAAGCGCATATGATGATATCGCTGCGATCTCAAGAAATACGAACATGTTGAAGAGATCGCCCGTGATTGAGACACCCATCATCCCGGCGGTTATCAGCATGTACAGTGTGTAGAACTTCCACTGTCCAGTGTAGTGAGACATATACCGCAAGGAAAAAATACTTCCGGCAAACACCAGTATCGATATAACAAGAACCATGAAAGCCGACAGTGAATCGAACGCCATTACGATCCCGAGTGGAGGCGGCCAATTGCCCATTTCGTAAACGATCATTGGAAACTGCTGGGTAACCGCGGCACCATATAGCGCGAGGATGAAAAGAGCGAATGACACGAGAGTAACGAAAATCCATATTACGGACTTGGCGATCTTGCCCAAAATAGGAATAATGAAAGCAGCAGCCAAAGGTATGGCAAAAAATAACGGAATAAATGTCACACTCGCCTCCTTATCCTTTCAATTTTCTGATCTCTGCAATATCGAAAGTCTTATACCGGCTGTAGATACGCAGGACAACGGTCAACATTAGGGCTGTCGTTCCAAGAGCGATTACGATTGCGGTCAGTACGAGTGCCTGAGGAATCGGATCAACAAACTTGTGCGCCATATCGACCTTGGTGATTATCGGCGCCAACATTCCAGTCCGGAAACCAATCAACGCGAAGAGAAGGTTGATCGCATACTCAATAAGGGCGAAACCGATGACGATTTTTATCATGTTGCGTTTGGTAACAATTGCATACAAACCTATCAAGAATAGAATGATACAGCTCAGGAAAATAATCATATAATACCTCTCCTCAGTCCTTCACCACATACTTGACAGCCGCGAGGGCAAGGAAAATGGAGAAAAGTCCCGCGCCAACCTTAATCCCGATTGCGATGTTACAGAATGGAATGATCCCAGCGCTCCATAGGTTCAAGGCAATTCCCTTAGGTAGAAAATTGAGGAAGAATGTTCCGGCGATTATCATCCCGGCAAGAGCAATGCCGATGAATAACAACGCACCGACACTCTCGAAAACCGAAGTCCTGGTCTCCGACTTCTTTTCATCGGCGGGTTCGCTCCCGAAAGCCAGTATTCTCAGGATCAAAGCACCCGCTACGATCACGCCACCGGCAAAACCACCTCCAGGTGTCAGGTGCCCGTGCAGGATAATATATACCCCATAGATGAAAATGAAACCGATTATGATCGTGGTAACCGTTCTGACTATCAGACTCATACCTTTCATTTCTTCCTCCCAACGCTACGAATAAGAGCAGCCACACCTATCACTGACGTAAAGAGAACTGTCGCCTCGCCAAGTGTATCAAGCGCCCGGAAATCCAAAATCACATCCGCAACGAGATTAGCACCGCCCGTTCCAGGTAGTCCAAGTCGGATATACTCACTAGCCACCCTCATCGTCGCATTGCCAAATGCAGGTAATTCCTGCAGAGCATTTATGATCGCTATAAAAAAGAGCAGTGCGAAGAAAGAAAAGCTGACGATCGAAAAGACGTGGGGACCCGTCATTTTCTTACCGATAGTCTCATCGATGTGCGTGGTTTGGAAAATAACCGCTACGAAAATAACGATCGTCACAACCTCGACAACGATCTGCACAATCGCAAGATCTGGAGCTTGAACGAGTATGAACATGATAGCAACTGAGAAACCAACCGCGCCAAGTGATATCACTGCAGCCAGCAGATCCTTGATCTCAGTGGCGATAAAGGCTGCTATTATCATGAAAACAAGAAAAAGATAGAGTTCAATCATTCACGCCTCCCCTCAAAAAACCAAAATGAGTAGAATTACAATACCACCGAGAAAAATCCAACCGACGTACGTGTATAACTCACCAGTGTGAAGCAAAGAAGTCAGATTCCCGATCATCCCTGCGATGCGCCCGACTATTTTGTACATAGAGGTAATAATGCGGTCGATCACGTCTTTCGAGAGTATGGCGGCACCGTCTGCTGCACCACGCAGGTAGTTATAGAAATCAAACGCTCCGCCTTCACCGAAATCATAGGTCTTCTTGAGCATCTCCATGCTATTCAGGGAAGAATAGAAATTCGGTCCGGTCATCCTTGCTGCTTCTTCCTCCATGATCTCGCCGCCGACGAATATACGGGTCCTTCTCGGTTTCATCGCCGTACCAATCAGATACACAATGAGACCCACAATAATACCCACGATGATAAGGACAGTTGCGAGGGTAGGCGACCAGAAACCCACTTCACTTATATCATATCCCAGGCTGGGCAAAACTAGATGCTTAAGAGGCAAAGCCTGTGCAAAAACACCAAAGGCGATACACCCGAGGGCAAGAAACAGTGCGGGTACGACCATCTCAAAACGTGCCTCACGAACTTTATTCAACTCTTTCGGTCTTTCCCCAAGGAAGATTGAATGTATCAATTTAAGGCTATAGGCGAGGGTCAGAATACTACCGAACATTGCGCAAATGAGAAAAATGAACCAAATATTGATTTTATCACTCATCTCGATTATGCCCTGATAAATCATCCACTTCGAGTAAAAGCCGTTCAATGGCGGAACTCCAGACAAGGCAAGTGCAGCCACCACAAAGGTGAATAGCGTATAAGGCATTTTGACACCCAACCCACCAAGAGCATCCAGGTCCGTTGTTTTCGCTCGATAATCAACAGAACCCGTACTGAGGAATAGAGCGGATTTGTAGAGTACGTTGTTCAACATGTGAAACAAAGCACCGGCAATTGCGATCGGTATGCCCGTGCCGACTCCCAATACCATATATCCTGCCTGCGATACAGTAGAGAAAGCCAACAGCCTTTGTGCATCCTTCTGCCATAATGCCATCAGCGCCATGAAGATGATGGTTATCGAACCGATTATCATCAATGTCAACTGCAAGGGAACATACTTTGTGATGTCGAAAATGTTGTATGAGATCCTCATCAGAAGATAGAAGCCAAGCAGTTTATCCAGACTACCTGGTATGAACGCCATGGTCGATGCAGGAACGACTTTCGATGCCTCGGGTATCCATGTGTGCAGAGGAACCGTACCGAGCTTGGCCAGCACGCCGACCAGGATCATTACATATGACACCACCAGCCAGACATCGGTGAAACGAAGCGTATTCTCGAGAGGAAAATTGAGATTACCGGTCCTCACAAGAAATATGACGATACCAAGCATCATCAAGTAATCCGAGACGCCAATAATAGTTATCGCCTTGCGTGCCGCTGGCGAACTATATACCTTGCCTACCTGCAGAATACCGTAGAGCGAGAAAACGAGCACATTCCAGAAGAGCAAGAGGAATATCAGATTACCACTTAGAACAACACCATTAGCGGCAGAAAGAGTGAGAGCAACGTATAAGTAGTATACTCTCTCACGCGGCATCTTCGACATTGCCCTTAAGGAATAGAGCCATATGAGAATGGCGAAGATGGCGTTAAAAAGAACAATAAACCCGGCCAGGCTATCGGCGTAGAATCTAAAGTCAATGCCAATGATTGACGCAACGTTGTAGGATATTATCTGGGTTCTCGTAGCAATGAAGATTCGTATCGCATACCACAGCGTCAATATGAACGCCACAAGGTCAAATTCGGTCCGAAGACGATTGATGACAAAACCGAGCAGGCCGAAAAATATTGGCGCAACTATGACATAATATATCTCATTCATTTCTACAATCCCCCTGTGGTCAGATAATGCACTGGTTGATAGAAGAATATTCCGAGCAGCAGTGAAACCATCGCGAGGATAAACACCACTGCCACGCCCGTGTAACTCGGCCGTTTGGCGCGCAGTTTGTAGACATCACATCTCTCTCCAAAGAAGAGTTCATGGTAAAATCTGGTGTTGTATAGTAGCGTAAAAATCGCCGCCACTATTGCTCCGATTCCGAAATAGGCAGTCTTTTCAACCGCTCCAATCACCACCGTCAATTTCGAAAAGAACCCAAGCATTGGGAAGAATCCGACAATTGAACCGACCAGCATCGCCATGGAGACTGCGAGAACGGGTGACAATCTGAGCAAACAGGCAACATTCCTCATATCATCTTCGCCTGTGGCATCCTCGATGACACCCACACCGTAGAACAATCCCGATTTAGCCAAAGCATGCGCCGCGATGTACAGAACGCCTCCGAGTATTCCATAGGTACCTCCCACTGCGAAGGCGAGTATCACAAAACCCAGCTGGCTAATAGTCGAGAAAGCTAGCAGGCTCCGGAGTTTATACACTCTCAGTGCGACACCGCCTCCGATGATGCTGGAAATGATAGCAATCCACGCCACAGTGTTGAAGAATACAGGAGCAGCATAATTACCCATAGTAAAGAGACGGAGGAAGAGGATTGCACCAAGATTCTCTGCTATGCCTGCCAGACTGGCGCCTATCGCCGAGGGGATGGCGTTATAGGCAGGTGCCAGCCAGATATGGAGAGGGATCGTAACCGACTTGGTGAGTATCCCGATCAAGATCAATATCGCTGCCGTGTCATTTATTACGATGATCCCCGGTAAATTGAATGTCCCATTATCCATGTACAGTATCGAAAATCCGATCAGCATCAGGGTCGCAGCCGCAAAATTGACCAGGAAGGTGAGCGTACCGGCAGATATCTCACCGTCCCCACGGTAATAGGCAACTGCCCTCCACACCGCAAATGTTGAGATTTCCCAGAGTATGTACATCAACAATAGATTATATGTCAACGCGACGCCCACACCAGATCCGACGATCAGAAAGAGCATGATGTAGAATTCCAGGCGATGTCCCTTTTCTCGATTTGTAGCCAGACCGTATATCAGAGACATAAGACCAATAAAAACAAATATTGCACTGAGGAAAATCCCATAATGGTCAACGAAAAAATCTAATCCAATCATCGCCGATATCTCCTTCTTAGTTTTTCGGTCTTTTGTCGCGAAAGTTGTAGTAAATCATGTCCCGTGAATTTTTTCTTTCCATCTTCGAAAACAACTGTACGTTCGGTGCAACAGTAGCACGGGTCGACAGCAGCAAGAACCAGCGCAGCATCAGCAATTGAATAACCCCTGACAGCGACAACGTTCGATGGTATATTCATATAACTGGGCGCCCGTATCTTGTGTCTCGCCGGCATGTTTGAACCGTCAGAGCGCACATAGTGGAACACCTCACCGCGGGGAGCTTCGTGCCTGCCTATACCTTCACCCGGTGGGATTTCATCGACCCTGGCCTCGATCGGACCATCTGGCATATCTCTCAAGCATTGTCTTACGATTTTTATCGACTCGTAGCACTCAAGCAGTCGCACCTTTGCCTTCGCTAAAATGTCTCCTTCTTCGAAGACAATCATATCCCAATCAACCTTGCCATAAGCGTCGTATGGATCATCCTTACGAACATCGATTGCGTACCCAGAGCCCCGGGCAGTCGGACCCAAAACCCCATAGGCAATCGCGTCCTCTTTGGACAAGATACCGACGTTCTCGAGCCTGGCTCGGATGACCGGGTCGTCGAGCACGGCTTTGGTGAACATGGTCGTTTTTTCTTCAACAAGATCCAAATACTCCTCGATCTTACCGTAATATTCGGGCGGTATATCGCGACGCGCGCCTCCGACCTTGTTGACAGCGTAATGATTGCGGTTACCCATTATCAACTCAAAAATATCAAGCAACGGCTCGCGATAACGCCAGACCCACATCCACACCGTGTTATAGCCAATGAAATGCCCGGCAAGGCCAACCCATAGATAGTGAGAATGTATGCGCTCCAACTCACCGATAATCGTCCTTATGTACTGCGCACGCGGCGGTGGTTCAATACGCGCCGCATCCTCAACTGCCAGGACATATGCATACGGGTGCGAGTCGGAACAGATACCGCATATTCTCTCCACCAGGAAGGGAATTTGGTCGTAAGTCATTTTCTGAGCAATGAATTCGTGTCCGCGGTGGTTGTAGCCGATATTTATCTCAAGATCCACGACCTTTTCCCCTTCGACGATAAGCTTGAAGAACTCAGGTTCCTCCTGAAGCGGATGGTAAGGACCAATCGGTACTATTCTCTTCACTGGTCCTCCTTGGTTTTCTCGATTTTGAACTCCTTATGTTCATCGGCATAGTCACGCCTTAATGGATGCAGATCAGCCGGCCACGTTTCTGCCGTAAGGAGCGGTACCAGGTTCGGGTGACCCGTGAAGTCAACACCTAATAACTCATGGATCTCCCGTTCAATCCAATTAGCAGCCGGCAGGAAATCGGCCAGACTTTTTACCTTCGGGTCATCCTTCGGCACGAGTGTTTTGATGCTGTAGTAAGTTCCACTCGGGTCATGCGAGAAATGATAGAGTATCTCAATGCCGTCACGTTTGTCAATGCCGGTCGCAATGGATAAACGGCATTTTTTTTCTTCGAATAGGAATTTGGCAAATTCGTATACATCGTCCCTGGATATGCTGATGTAAGTGCGGCGCGGTGCGTGAATCTTCACCGATGCATGCGGGAATTTTGCGCCGATCTCATCCAGTATTTCCTGTGAATATTCTTTTTTCATCATAACCTCTTTAGTGCCTTCACTACACCGCTGATTATCGCCTCCGGCTTCGGAGGACAGCCTGGAATATAGACATCCACTGGAATATACTTGTCATAGGGGCCCACTACGTTATATGATGGCTCGAACATATGATTGTCACAAGTACAGGTCCCGACGCCGATAACAAGACACGGTTTGGACGTTTGTTCGTATACACGCAGCACACGGGGTAGCGATTTACGGTTTAGCACGCCGGTTATCAACAGTGCATCGGCGTGCCTCGGTGAACCCACCAGGACAATGCCGAAACGCTCAACATCCCACCGCGGCGTCAGAATATCCAATATCTCGATATCGCAATTATTGCATGAAGCTGCGGCCACGTGAAATACCCAGGGAGATTTTTTCAGTCCCCAAAGTTTAGCATTCGCCATATCATTCTCCTTTATAAACCGTAAACAGCAAGAACCAACCCGATCACAGACAAGACGCCAATTCCCAGCCAGAAAAATCTAAGGGATTGGTCTATTCGGATCCTGGGATTGGTATTCTTTATGAGTATTATAAGAACGACAATTAACAGGAATTTCAGAATTGCCCACCAAGTACCGAAACCTCCCCACAGTACCGATATGAGAAAAAGCGGCAGAAGAAAAAACATCATCGCACGCACAACACGGAACGTGGCAAGAGCCACGCCTGAATATTCAATATAGGGACCGGCCATAATCTCCTGTTCAGCCTCGGGAATATCGAACGGTACGAAACCAAGTTTCGCCTGCGTCGATAGTAGAATAACGACAGCTCCTATGACACCAGAAATGGAATACAAAAAAGGCCCCTGGGCCTGCTGTGCCAAGATGATATCGCCGAACCTGATGCTCCCACCGGCCTTAAGGATGATGGTGGCAATAGTGATCAAGAAGGGCAGTTCATACGCAAAATACTGGGTCATCTCACGAGATACCCCAACACTCGCCAGCGGATTCTTGGAAGCGGAACCACCGATCATGAGACCCAACGGCGGTATAGCTAGAAGGTAGACCATTACGATTAGATCACCGACAAAAGTGCCGCCTGGGTTCATGTTCATTGAAAAAATCATCACTGCAAAGATAGTCATCGCCACGAGGCCGATAATCGGGCCCATCAGGAACAAGATCTTCGAACTTCCTTCAGGAATTATCGTCTCTTTGAGGAGCAGTTTAAGAAAGTCAGCATATGGCTGATACCATGGTGGACCCACGCGCCAATGGATACGCGCCGTTACTTTACGATCAATCCACGTAAGAAAAAGACCGACCACCGCAGTAAAGATAAAACCCGGGAATATAAGATATGAAAAAAGAACTCTGACTACACTCATGACTTTCTCCTGAAAAATAAATCCTTCGACACCATTCTCATGCCAATCTCATGCTGCTCGATTTCCTCATCAGATAGCCATTGAAGTGCACCAGATGAACAAGCACTAACACATCTCGGCCCTTCTTCGCGATCAGCACACAAACTGCATTTTTGCGAAATGTGTCTGACCAGAGGCGCATCGATGACGCCAAAGGGACAGGCGAATGCACAGCCTTTGCATCCTATGCAGACCATGGCCGAGCGAATAACATAGCCGGTACTGTCATCCCTCGTAATCGCCTCTACAGGGCACGATGCGAGACAGAGCGGCTGTTTACAGTGCTTACAGGCAAGCGGCAGGTATGCTATCCCGGCGATATCTCCGTGTCGAATACGCGCTTCACCTTTGAATGCTGCCTTACAGGCCGCCTCACAGGACCGACAACCACAACATAAATCAAGGTCCAGCACTATTCTTTTCTGCATATTTTCACCTCGGTTGGAATAAAATTGACTGTTTGGAGTTCGTTATCGATCTCGTATTCAAAAAGACCACGCACACTGGGAGTTTCTGCTGCCACCGCTACTACTCCCTGACCAACATCCTCAGTGATTTTCACTGGCAGGTCTGCACTGCTTTGCTTCGATGTAATCGACGCCGTATCATGAGCCCCGATGCCCAGTTCGGCAGCATCAAAGGGATTGATCTTCAGCGCCTCTCCTTCAAGAAACCCGAGAAAATTGTAGGCAACTTTCTCGCCGACTAACTTGAATGACTTCTTCTTTGTCCCAGTTATCTCAGTAATTCTGCGTGCCCGTTCCTTAACATCTATTTTCTTCTCAACGGAATTCGGCACTTTACCTTTACTGGATTCGCTGGACAGCATCGACAATATTGCTTCTATAGATTTTACACCACTGGGAGGGTCGATATTGCCGGTCAATTTCCTTTTTCCGAATGTTGTGACGACGGTACCTTCTTTTTCAATATTGAGTGGTACGGGAAGCAGAGTTTGGTCCTTGTGCTTCAACGTTGAGGTCGCATAGATATTCGCGCCTTTCAATTTATCGACCAGCTGAGGATAGTAGAATGGGAAGAGTTCACCAAAATTGATCAGGTTCTTAATTTTCTTTTTCTTGACCATCTCGATGATTGCAGGAAAACTCTGATTGCCATCATACCCCGCAAACTCAACGAACGGCACAACCTTCATATCGCTGAATTCATGCATTCGATTAAGACCTTCCGCACACAACGCCGGATCGTAGGTGTGTCCAAACGGCAGAGAAGCATAAATAAGACCTTTACCACTGTTCTTGATGGCATTGGATAACCGTTTGACTATACCGCCATCGATCCCCGTTGCTGTGGCGATATCCATACCACCAATATTTTCCTGCGCGAGACCTAAAAGCAGCAGGGGTTCGGTACCTATATTAACCTTCAAAAACTGACTTGCAAATCCGGCCGTGTGTGTGTTCAACGAATCAATGACGACAAGTTCATTTCTCTTATCCTTCATCTTCCATTCGATAATAGCGCGCGATGACATTGGTGCTTGATTGAATAAATCGCCCAGCACAAATACGATATTTGCCTTGTCAAGATCGGCTGGAGCAAAAGGCTGTTCCAAGAAGGGACGTAGGATATGTTCGGGTTCAAAATATGTTGATGCAGTATATTGGATACCCACACTGTCGCAGAAGCCAAGGATCGCAGCGTACTCCTCAGGTGTGACATTGCGGTCAAACGTTACCGCGGCGCTCTTCGGACTGCCAACTACCTTGCCCAGTTCCTTGGCCATTTTTGACCAAACAACAGCTTTGCCACTCTTCAGAGGTATTGTTGATCGCCGAGGATGGTCCAGATATATCGCTGCAGCACTTCCCCTGGGACAGAGTCTTCCATTGTTGTTTCCATCCTTAACGTACTCGACACCCTTTATTCCAAAATCGTTGAATACTATGCCGAATTCACAGCCAAAACTACAGAATGGACAAAGTGCCCGCTTGACAGTTATCGTCTTAGGATCGATATTCTTCATAGAAACGGCTCCTCGATATCCTTAACTTCTTCCCATGTAAGAACCGGACCGTCCTTACAAACATAGAATTTCCCGACGCGACAGTGATTGCACTTGCCCAAGCCACAGGACATATTCTTCTCCATCGATAGATATATATTCTCGTGTTTAAAACCAACTTCCACCAGCCTCTGGGTCGAGAATTTCATCATGAGCGGCGGTCCGCAGACTACGGTAGGCGAAGTTTTGACATCCACAGGAACCTTGTCAAGAATGACAGTCACAACGCCGACTCGACCCTTCCAAGATTCATCACCAACATCCACTGTCATCAACAGATCAACCCGGTCAATTTTCTGCCACTCGGGAATAAGACGTTTGTAGACTATATCCTGTGGTGTCCTGGCACCGTATCGTACATAGATTTTTTTGTAGCTCTTCAAATCGTGCAGCAATGCCAGGAACAGCGATCGCAGTGGAGCAAAACCCACGCCGCCACCGACGATGAACACTTCCTTACCCTTAAAATTCTGTAATGGATACGGTTTTCCGAAAGGCCCCCTGACACCAACAAGATCACCCTCCTTCATATTGAACAGCGCGTCGGTAACGCGCCCAACCTTCATGATCGTGAATTCCATATCGTCGTCGTATGGTGATGAGGAAGGTGTGAACGGCGCCTCGCCCATGCTGGGTATGGTCAATTCGGCAAACTGCCCTGCTTCGAAATCGAAAGGTTTACCGTCCAGTATGAAAGTTGTGATATTTGGCGTCTCGGGGATTATTTTCTTGATCTTAATCGGAATTGGATAATAGGGATTTATATGTTCCATAGAATCTCCCTTATATCTATTTTAGCCGAACAACCCAATAGACATCTCCCGCAGCCTGAGCAGGCAAGGATGTTCTCATATTTCATGAAAAAGTCAAACTTGCACTGGAAGCGGTTCCAGAATCGTTCGTCAATTCGGCTGCGCGGATTTGCACCACCACCTACGCGAGCATAAGCAGCATAATAACATGTATCCCATATCCTGACGCGCTCAATATCCTTTCCTTTCTTGTAGTCACTCAAGAGAAAGCAGTAGCATGTCGGGCACGCATGCAAACAAGCGTGACATTCCACGCATTCATCACGTGCGTTACGAATCCTCGCTTTATCCGCTGCCTCCACGCGCGCTGGTAGATCTTTCCTAAACGGTTTGCTGTTTATTTTGTTGAGTTCCCTGATCGCTTTTTCCCGCATCGACTTACGCTC is drawn from candidate division WOR-3 bacterium and contains these coding sequences:
- a CDS encoding proton-conducting transporter membrane subunit — protein: MNEIYYVIVAPIFFGLLGFVINRLRTEFDLVAFILTLWYAIRIFIATRTQIISYNVASIIGIDFRFYADSLAGFIVLFNAIFAILIWLYSLRAMSKMPRERVYYLYVALTLSAANGVVLSGNLIFLLLFWNVLVFSLYGILQVGKVYSSPAARKAITIIGVSDYLMMLGIVIFLVRTGNLNFPLENTLRFTDVWLVVSYVMILVGVLAKLGTVPLHTWIPEASKVVPASTMAFIPGSLDKLLGFYLLMRISYNIFDITKYVPLQLTLMIIGSITIIFMALMALWQKDAQRLLAFSTVSQAGYMVLGVGTGIPIAIAGALFHMLNNVLYKSALFLSTGSVDYRAKTTDLDALGGLGVKMPYTLFTFVVAALALSGVPPLNGFYSKWMIYQGIIEMSDKINIWFIFLICAMFGSILTLAYSLKLIHSIFLGERPKELNKVREARFEMVVPALFLALGCIAFGVFAQALPLKHLVLPSLGYDISEVGFWSPTLATVLIIVGIIVGLIVYLIGTAMKPRRTRIFVGGEIMEEEAARMTGPNFYSSLNSMEMLKKTYDFGEGGAFDFYNYLRGAADGAAILSKDVIDRIITSMYKIVGRIAGMIGNLTSLLHTGELYTYVGWIFLGGIVILLILVF
- a CDS encoding Na+/H+ antiporter subunit E, with product MRYVIYFIIAFCFWLLLTLSVNIDHLIAGVIVVLLATIVFGGYFTDRPVKFLQIHRILWFVIYIPIFLWYMVKANVDVAYRVLHPERPIKPGIVKIKTVLKTDIAKVFLANSITLTPGTMTCDIDGDYLYIHWIWIQSPELEQASKIIASHFERFLRRIFE
- a CDS encoding proton-conducting transporter membrane subunit, whose amino-acid sequence is MTFIPLFFAIPLAAAFIIPILGKIAKSVIWIFVTLVSFALFILALYGAAVTQQFPMIVYEMGNWPPPLGIVMAFDSLSAFMVLVISILVFAGSIFSLRYMSHYTGQWKFYTLYMLITAGMMGVSITGDLFNMFVFLEIAAISSYALVAFGVDAEELEASFKYMVMGEVGGLTFLLSIALLYAKTSTLNLADMANVLQVVGQTPFFWLVLGMMLLAFSIKAAFVPFHSWLPDAHPAAPAPISSLLSGIFIKVLGMYTTARLVFNIFGLNRANAPVFFNVLIGMGLLSIAFAGITALSQKDYKRLLGYSSVSQVGYIMLGFGIGNYYGVAGAIFYILAHALGKGLLFLTSGSVVNATGTRDITKLAGLGEHMPTTAWSFRFGSMSLIGLPPLVGFFAKYLIVLGALKAGFWWLAIVAIAFSVLTLGYLLKIENNVFMKKGRTQANKAPFTMRIAMVFLVVLIVLFGIGFQQVIDFLVGPAANALLRGVEYANLVFGSVGMSF
- a CDS encoding sodium:proton antiporter, with the translated sequence MIIFLSCIILFLIGLYAIVTKRNMIKIVIGFALIEYAINLLFALIGFRTGMLAPIITKVDMAHKFVDPIPQALVLTAIVIALGTTALMLTVVLRIYSRYKTFDIAEIRKLKG
- the mnhG gene encoding monovalent cation/H(+) antiporter subunit G: MISTIGWIVIWVGVLFDLLGAIGLIRFPDVYNRLQASTKCVTLGTFGIMIGIFLIKGFSPMGIKALICGAVLLLTSPVAAHALMKGSLHFGTKMWKGTILDQYGKDKLGGEQIEREEN
- a CDS encoding proton-conducting transporter membrane subunit, which gives rise to MIGLDFFVDHYGIFLSAIFVFIGLMSLIYGLATNREKGHRLEFYIMLFLIVGSGVGVALTYNLLLMYILWEISTFAVWRAVAYYRGDGEISAGTLTFLVNFAAATLMLIGFSILYMDNGTFNLPGIIVINDTAAILILIGILTKSVTIPLHIWLAPAYNAIPSAIGASLAGIAENLGAILFLRLFTMGNYAAPVFFNTVAWIAIISSIIGGGVALRVYKLRSLLAFSTISQLGFVILAFAVGGTYGILGGVLYIAAHALAKSGLFYGVGVIEDATGEDDMRNVACLLRLSPVLAVSMAMLVGSIVGFFPMLGFFSKLTVVIGAVEKTAYFGIGAIVAAIFTLLYNTRFYHELFFGERCDVYKLRAKRPSYTGVAVVFILAMVSLLLGIFFYQPVHYLTTGGL
- a CDS encoding DUF4040 domain-containing protein, which produces MIELYLFLVFMIIAAFIATEIKDLLAAVISLGAVGFSVAIMFILVQAPDLAIVQIVVEVVTIVIFVAVIFQTTHIDETIGKKMTGPHVFSIVSFSFFALLFFIAIINALQELPAFGNATMRVASEYIRLGLPGTGGANLVADVILDFRALDTLGEATVLFTSVIGVAALIRSVGRKK
- a CDS encoding monovalent cation/H+ antiporter complex subunit F — its product is MSALVSILAIGGFLCLFRIYQGPSISDRAVGVDIMGILFVGITGLSALFYDLPYLIDLSISLALFSFIGTIALAKYLEKRSLDD